One window of Triticum dicoccoides isolate Atlit2015 ecotype Zavitan chromosome 5A, WEW_v2.0, whole genome shotgun sequence genomic DNA carries:
- the LOC119297392 gene encoding UBP1-associated proteins 1C-like — protein MPLHGADAADAGWSKPLPFSAEQPMALLAAAGGHQTTPMSLHGVAAADAGSSKPWSSTSEQLLAQRAAAGGHQATPMPLHRVDAADAGWSTPLPFSAKQPMAPRSAAGDHQATPMPLHGAAAVADAGRCKPCLLSAQKLMSLQNAEFDEHKLPDSNKAVPPSKTSLAEKSELTGITIPVKKLKPPKKWNCTVCQVQATCEKNLQMHYAGQKHLANVATLGPGTKPSDQKAKAGAAEPSLGTEQRKTSSINWSCSTCQARGTSKSTFDAHLQGKRHQQNIAEASVKGDGAPKNAAVAGEAKSDGITVPKPSEKPSRVWSCGICQTTCTCETDLKNHLKGARHREKVQSLLEESKNVTRNPETNLKKNNAPQMVKNQGPHPAWNCTMCQAKCFSKSQFESHCSGSRHQQNIEAILGKRETAKVSSSRTANEPASDGSSGKNASSKKAEKKEMLYFCEVCNLLCGSSEMLVSHRYGKRHREKLSAGK, from the exons ATGCCATTGCATGGTGCCGATGCCGCAGATGCTGGATGGTCTAAGCCGTTGCCGTTCAGCGCTGAGCAGCCCATGGCCCTGCTTGCTGCGGCCGGTGGCCACCAGACCACCCCGATGTCATTGCACGGTGTGGCCGCCGCAGATGCTGGATCGTCTAAGCCGTGGTCGTCCACTTCCGAGCAGCTCCTGGCCCAGCGCGCcgccgctggtggccaccaggCCACGCCAATGCCATTGCACCGTGTCGATGCCGCAGATGCTGGATGGTCTACGCCGTTGCCGTTCAGTGCCAAGCAGCCCATGGCCCCGCGCTCTGCGGCTGGTGACCACCAGGCCACACCGATGCCATTGcacggagcggcggcggtggcagatGCTGGACGGTGTAAGCCGTGTCTGTTAAGCGCCCAGAAGCTCATGTCTCTACAGAATGCAGAGTTTGATGAGCATAAACTGCCTGACTCCAATAAG GCTGTTCCGCCAAGTAAGACGTCGCTTGCGGAGAAGTCGGAACTAACAGGAATAACCATTCCAGTTAAGAAGCTCAAACCACCCAAGAAATGGAACTGCACCGTCTGCCAGGTGCAAGCGACCTGTGAGAAGAACCTACAGATGCATTATGCTGGGCAGaagcacttggcaaatgtagcAACACTGGGCCCAGGAACCAAGCCAAGTGATCAGAAGGCGAAAGCAGGAGCAGCAGAACCATCTCTTGGCACAGAACAGAGGAAAACATCCTCGATAAACTGGAGTTGCAGTACCTGCCAGGCCCGCGGCACATCCAAATCGACATTTGATGCGCACCTCCAAGGCAAAAGACACCAGCAGAACATTGCGGAAGCATCCGTAAAAGGCGATGGCGCACCGAAGAACGCCGCAGTGGCGGGGGAAGCAAAATCGGATGGCATCACCGTGCCGAAGCCTTCAGAGAAGCCATCACGGGTCTGGAGCTGTGGCATTTGCCAAACTACATGCACCTGCGAAACAGACTTGAAGAACCACCTGAAGGGCGCCAGACACCGAGAAAAGGTCCAGTCCCTGCTTGAAGAAAGCAAGAACGTGACAAGGAATCCTGAGACAAACTTGAAGAAAAACAATGCACCACAAATGGTCAAGAACCAAGGACCACACCCGGCATGGAACTGCACGATGTGCCAGGCCAAATGTTTCTCCAAATCTCAGTTTGAGAGTCATTGCAGTGGCAGCAGGCACCAGCAGAATATCGAGGCGATACTCGGCAAACGCGAGACCGCGAAAGTGAGCAGCTCGAGGACCGCAAATGAACCAGCTTCGGATGGCTCCAGCGGCAAGAATGCAAGCTCGAAGAAGGCGGAGAAGAAAGAGATGTTGTACTTCTGCGAGGTCTGCAATTTGCTGTGTGGCAGCAGTGAGATGCTGGTAAGCCATCGTTATGGGAAGAGACACCGGGAAAAGCTCAGCGCAGGGAAATGA
- the LOC119299574 gene encoding uncharacterized protein LOC119299574, with protein sequence MEFSRRGRATDDAGDAHRFPDPPSHGEEEPMTVMRAALLSQLHMDRLRQEIIVAELAKMERAAVAPLDGVAAADAGRPRPCPLSAEQLMALRAATPMPLLGLAATDAGRYGLLPFGAEQPMALRASAGGQQTTSMPLHSVAAADAGRSTPWPFSDEQPMTLRLRAMPGGHQTPLMPWCGVATTDDGRSKPWPLSTKQHMALRAAADSNQATPMPMYCAAAAGDGRSKPCPFSAEQPMALLAAAGGHQTTPMSLHGVAVADAGPSKSWPFTAEQQPMALLAAAVGHLQTTPMSLHGMAAADAGPSKPSPFSVQRLMPR encoded by the exons GGGAGGAGGAGCCGATGACGGTGATGAGGGCTGCGCTGCTCTCGCAGCTCCACATGGACCGCCTTCGCCAGGAGATCATCGTGGCCGAGCTGGCCAAGATGGAGCGCGCGGCCGTGGCGCCATTGGATGGCGTGGCCGCAGCAGATGCTGGGCGGCCTAGGCCGTGCCCGCTCAGTGCTGAGCAGCTCATGGCCCTGCGCGCCGCCACGCCGATGCCATTGCTTGGCCTGGCCGCCACAGATGCTGGACGGTATGGGCTTTTGCCATTCGGTGCCGAGCAGCCCATGGCCCTGCGCGCTTCTGCCGGTGGGCAACAGACTACATCGATGCCATTGCACAGTGTGGCCGCCGCGGATGCTGGACGGTCTACGCCGTGGCCGTTCAGTGACGAGCAGCCTATGACCCTGCGCCTGCGCGCCATGCCCGGTGGCCACCAGACCCCGCTGATGCCATGGTGCGGCGTGGCCACCACAGATGATGGACGGTCTAAGCCGTGGCCGTTAAGCACCAAGCAGCACATGGCCCTGCGCGCTGCCGCCGATAGCAACCAGGCCACTCCGATGCCGATGTATTGCGCGGCTGCCGCAGGTGATGGACGGTCTAAGCCATGTCCATTCAGTGCAGAGCAGCCCATGGCCCTGCTTGCTGCGGCCGGTGGCCACCAGACCACCCCGATGTCATTGCACGGCGTGGCCGTCGCAGATGCTGGGCCGTCTAAGTCGTGGCCTTTCACTGCCGAGCAGCAGCCCATGGCCCTGCTTGCTGCTGCCGTTGGCCACCTGCAGACCACCCCGATGTCACTGCACGGCATGGCCGCCGCAGATGCTGGACCTTCTAAGCCGTCGCCGTTCAGTGTCCAGCGGCTCAT GCCACGCTGA